TGTGGTCGTTCGGATGCCAGTCGGGCGGGTTGAACAGGTCGTTGATGCGCGCCAGCGTGTATTTTTCGGTGCTGTCGGGAATGCCGAGCAGCTCGACGTCATCGAGTTTGGGCGGCGGCGGCGCGTTGGGGCGCGGCTTGATGAGGGAAGCGGGATCGATCGGGAACAGCCAGTCCGGCAGCAGCGGGTTGGGTTCCGCCGCTTGCGCATGTACACCGCCGGCCAGCGTCAGCAGCGTGCAGAACCCGATCCATTGCGCCAGGCGATTCGATTTCACGGCTTTCCCCTCGTGATCCGGCGGGCAGCATACCCAATTCGCGCCGCTTCGTAGAAACTTGCGCGCATGCCACAGATTCGCCGCCGCGCCTTGCCCGTCGCCACCGTGGCACTGGCGCGGTTTCTGATCGGCAAGCGGCTGGTGCATGCGACGCCCGCCGGAAGGATTGCCGGACGCATCGTCGAGACCGAAGCCTATCCACCGGGAGATCCGACCGGTTATGCGCGTCCCGGACTAACTACCAGCAACGCGCCGCTGTTCCGCGTGCGTGGTTTTGGATATGTGCGCATGGTGTACGGCACGTGCCTCACGCTCAACATCGCGTCGGAGGAGGAGGGCGTGGGCGCGGCGGTGCTGATTCGCGCGCTCGAACCCACCGACGGCATCGAACGGATGCTGCGCAACCGGCCCGCGTCGCGGCTGGCCGACCTGGCGCGCGGCCCGGGCCGTGTGTGCGCCGCGCTTGGCATCGGGCGCGAGCTCAGCGGCACGGATCTGTGCACCAGCGACCGCTTGTTCCTCGAAAGCCCGCGCGGGGCGGCTCCGGACATCCAGGTCGCCACGCGCATCGGGCTGTCGCGCGATCAGCATCGGCGATTGCGTTTTGTGGAGCGCGGCAGCCCTTTTTTGAGCGTTCCGCCATAATGGCGCGCATGCGTATTACCGCCTGCTTGCTGCTGTCGCTCTGCGGCACCGCCGCGCTCGCCGCGCCGCCGAAACTTACGGAGGACGCGTTCCGCGAGACGATGAAGATCGCGCCACACGTGCGTATGGCGTACCGCGATCTTCAGTGCAAGCCCGTGAACTTTGATGGCTTCGCCGAGGCGATGCATGCGCCCGGCGCACACGCAGACGTCGATCGCTCGCCCGACGGTGCGGCGTTGACCATGACCGTGCGGCTGCGCGGTAACGTTTCGTGTCCTTCGCCGTATCCGCCGATCACCGAAATGCCACCGTTCGCGCTGCGGGATCTTTCCGGCAAGCGGGTGACGTCCGACAGCCTGCGCGGCAAACCGACGTTGATCAGTTTTTTCTTCTCGACCTGCAAGCCCTGCATTCTCGAAGTCGAGCCGCTCAATCGTTTCGCCGCGTCGCGGCCACAGATGAATTTCCTGGCGGTCACGTTCGACGATGCGAAGGAGACGCGGCAATTCGTGCAGCGTTTCGGCGTGAAGTGGCGGGTCGTTCCGGACGCGCGCGATCTGATCGACCGCGTGCGCGTGAAGAATTACCCCACGCTGGCGTTGTTCGATGCGGACGGCCGGCTGCTCGGCATGAAGAAGGGTGGCGCCAGCGACGCGCTCGAAGCCGCGAACGTCGAGCCACAGGTGAAGCGCTGGGTAGACAGCTTGCTGCGGAGGTAAAGGGGACATGCCTATTTATTGGAAAAAGGTCCCTTTTTCCAATAAATAGGCATGTCCCCTTTACGCGGGGGCGGCGACGGTTCGTACGGGCGCTTCGCGGATCGGCAGATTGACGAACGCGGCGGCGAGCGCCAGCGCGATGTCCGCGTACCACATCCACGAATAGTCGCCGAACTTCACCAGCGCGATGCCGCCGAGCCAGGCGCCGAAGAATCCGCCGACCTGGTGTGTCAACGTTGCAAGGCCGAACAGCGTGGCGAGATACCGCACGCCGAACAACTTGCCGATCAGCCCGGCCGTCGGTGGCACCGTCGCGAGCCAGGTGAAGCCGAGTACGGCGGCGAACACGTAAAACGTGACCTCGGTCTTGGGCGCGGCCAGGTAGATGGCCACGGCAACGGCGCGCGAGAAGTACATCGCGAACAGCAGCCACTTCATGCGCACCACGCCGCCGGCCCAGCCCGCCGTCAAACTACCGGCGACATTCGCGAGCCCGATGATGGAGATCGAAGCTGCGGCCACGGACGCCGGCAGTGCACACAATTTCACTTCGCCCGGCAGGTGCGTCACGAGGAACGCGATGTGGAACCCGCAGGTGAAGAAGCCCGCGTGCAGGCACCAGTAGCTGCGGTCGCGCGCGGCGATCGCGAGCTGTTCGCGCAACGTGACCGTCTTTGCAATTGGCGCGCCGGCCGTCCCCGGGATCGCCGTGGCGTCGGCCTCGCGCTTGCGCAGCAGCGGCCGCGCCAGCGGAATGGTCGCGAGTGCCGTCACGGCCATCGTCCACATCGCCACCATCCAGCCAAACGTGCTGATGAGCAGCTGATTGAGCGGCGCGAACACGAACTGGCCCATGCTTCCGCCCGCATTGACGAACCCGGCGGCCACCGAACGATTCGAAGCCGGTACACGTTGCGCGACGACGCCGATCAGCACCGAAAAGCTGCCCGCGCCCGCGCCCGCCGCCGTCAGGACGCCAATGGTCGCGAGCAACATGAATTCATTGTGGGCGAACGGCGTCAGTGCCGTGCCGCCGGCCAACAGCAACGCGCCGATCAGCAGCACGCGGCCCGCGCCGTAGCGGTCCGCCATCGCGCCGAACGCCGGTTGCGCCACGCCCCACATGAGCTGGCCGATGGCCAACGCGAAACTCATCGCGGCGTAACCCACGCCCGTGGTCTCGATGATCGGCGCGATGTACAGCCCGAGCGACTGGCGCATCCCCATCGTGATCATGAGGATCGCGGCCGCGGCGGCCATGATGAGGATCATGCCGCGTTTCATTCCGGGCGCGGCCTCGGCGGAGGCTGCGCTCACTTCGACCCGCCGGGCTTGGGGCCCTCCTTGCCGGGCGACGTCCAGCGCAACACAAAGTAGCTAGCCTGCGTATCGCCCGCATTCCGCACGCCGTGCAGGTCGCCAGCGGCGAAGAAGATCACCGAACCGGCTGGCGCCCGCTGCGTCGTGCCGTTGATGCTGGCCTCGAGCACGCCTTCGCGCACGAACATGAGCTCCTCGTCCGGGTGACGGTGCGGCGCATGCAACGCGGTGCCGGGCTTCACCGTGGTGACGTGTGTCTCGAGCCTGTCCAGCGTGCGGGTGGCGGAGTCGAACACTGCGCGGCGTTCGCCGGTGGCCGTGGTTTCGACCGGCAGCGATTCCCAGGCATACACGCCGGAGTTCATGAGCTCGGGCTGCCTGGCCTGGCCTGCCAGCACGGTTGCGGCAATTCCAATTCCAAGGCCCAGCGCGAAAATCGGATAGTCACGGCGAATCATGCGTCTTCACTCCCTGATGAAGTTTCCTCGAACACCTGGACGAGATGATCCGCGACCGCGCGCACTCGCGCCAGCCGCGCGACGTCCGGGCGCATCAACATCCACAGTTCGCGCGGCGGCGGCTGCTCGGCGAAATCCAGCGGCGTGAGCCCGCCCGAGGTGCGCGCCAGCAGCGCCGGCAACAGTGCCACGTCCACGCCAGCCCGGGCCGCCGCGGCCTGCGCGGTCTGGCTGTTCGAATGCAACACCACGCGTTTGCCCGCCATGAATCGTTTTGCCCACGCAGCTTCCGGCACGTACTCGCTCGCGTCGTCGAAAGCGATGAATGCCGGTTGCGCGCCGGTGGCGAGATTCGCCGCGTATTCCGGCGACGCGTAGAAACCGTATGCGAGCGTGGCGACGCGACGCGCGACCAGTTCGCCCGAGGCGGGGCGTGCCAGGCGCAGCGCGATTTCCGCTTCGCGTCGCGCCAGGCTCAGGTTGCGCGAGGTCGCGACCAGCTCGAGCTGCAGTTGCGGATGCAGTACCTGCAACGGCGCCAGGCGTTCCGCCAGGAATCCGTCGGCGAATACGCGCGCGATGGTGACGCGCACCAGGCCCGCGATCGTGCTTGCAGCTTCTCGACGTTCCATCAACGCACAGGCCGCCATTTCCATCTGCGCGGCTTCCGCGAGCGCGATGGCGCCGGTCGAGTTCAACGAAAACCCGTGGGCATTACGCGAGAACAGCGGTTGTCCGAGCGTCGATTCGAGGTTGGCGAGCCGGCGCGCGACGGTCGCGTGCGTCACCTTGAGGCTGCGAGCCGTTCCGGCCAGCGTGCCGTGGCGCGCCAACGCGCCGAAGAAACGCACGTCTTCCCAATCGAGGCTGGCGGTTCGTTTCTTGTCGGTCATCGTGAATTTTTGTGGAATTCCGTCGTGTTTTGTGCGGCGGTACTTTGAGCGGGCGCATCCAGGCAAACAAACAACTCTTCTAATCCATCGTTAAGAGGAACCAGTCATGACCGCGAAGCCCATGCCCCAGACTCTCGCCCGGATCGGCGGCCTGTCGCCGCTGCCCAGCCATCCCGCCAGCTCCGTCCTGCTCATGATCGATCCGCAACGCGAATACACCACCGGGCTGCTGCCGTTACACGGCATCGATGCGGCGGTGGAAGAGGGCGCGCGCCTGCTGGCCTTCGCGCGCGTTGCGGGCATGCCGGTGATTCATGTACTGCATCGCAGCCGCCCCGGCGCTGCCGTGTTCGCGCCCGACAGCGACGGCGCGCGTTTCATTCCGGAGCTGGAGCCGGTCGCGGGAGAAACGGCGCTGGTGAAATCCCTGCCAAACGCCTTCGCCGGCACCGAGCTCACAACCCACATTCATGCCACGGGACGCACCGAAATCGTGATCGCGGGTTTCGCGACCCACATGTGCGTGAGCGCGACGGCACGTTCGGCGCTGGATCACGGCTTCCGCTCGACCGTGGTGGCGGGGGCGACCGCGACGCGTGACCTGCCGCACCCTTTTGGCGCCGGTGTCACGTCCGCGGAAATCATCCTGGCCGGCACTCTCGCGGCTTTGTCTGACCGATTTTCCGTGGTGATTCAGGACACTGCGGCATTGTCGAGGCCCTCCGGCCAGGCCGCCTGAACGTGACCTGGCACATGCCCATGCAATAGTTGCCTTGACAACTATTGCATGGGCAGTCAAAACTGCGCGCCCCCGAAACCCCGTATCGCGAACCCCCATGGCAGCCACCGCCCGCCGGATCCGTGTGAACACCGATCCCGTCCCGCCCAGCGAGGACAACGCGCACCGCATGATCTGCCGGCAGATCAAGCAGGTGACGAGTTCGCTGGTGCGGCGCATCGACGAACACATGCAGCCGCTCGAATTGACCGGCATGCAATGGGAACCCGTGATGATGTTGTGGCTCAAACGTGCGGACACGGTTGCCGGACTGGCGCGTGTCAGCCAGATGGGTTTCCCCGCGATGACGCGCATGCTCGACCGGCTCGAGGAAAAAGAACTGCTGCGCCGCGAGCGCAGCGAACTCGACCGCCGCGTCGTGAACCTGCACCTGACCCCGAAGGGCAAGAAGATCGCCTCGAAGATCTGGCCCATCGTGGTGGAA
This sequence is a window from Pseudomonadota bacterium. Protein-coding genes within it:
- a CDS encoding DNA-3-methyladenine glycosylase, which gives rise to MPQIRRRALPVATVALARFLIGKRLVHATPAGRIAGRIVETEAYPPGDPTGYARPGLTTSNAPLFRVRGFGYVRMVYGTCLTLNIASEEEGVGAAVLIRALEPTDGIERMLRNRPASRLADLARGPGRVCAALGIGRELSGTDLCTSDRLFLESPRGAAPDIQVATRIGLSRDQHRRLRFVERGSPFLSVPP
- a CDS encoding TlpA disulfide reductase family protein, yielding MRITACLLLSLCGTAALAAPPKLTEDAFRETMKIAPHVRMAYRDLQCKPVNFDGFAEAMHAPGAHADVDRSPDGAALTMTVRLRGNVSCPSPYPPITEMPPFALRDLSGKRVTSDSLRGKPTLISFFFSTCKPCILEVEPLNRFAASRPQMNFLAVTFDDAKETRQFVQRFGVKWRVVPDARDLIDRVRVKNYPTLALFDADGRLLGMKKGGASDALEAANVEPQVKRWVDSLLRR
- a CDS encoding MFS transporter — its product is MKRGMILIMAAAAAILMITMGMRQSLGLYIAPIIETTGVGYAAMSFALAIGQLMWGVAQPAFGAMADRYGAGRVLLIGALLLAGGTALTPFAHNEFMLLATIGVLTAAGAGAGSFSVLIGVVAQRVPASNRSVAAGFVNAGGSMGQFVFAPLNQLLISTFGWMVAMWTMAVTALATIPLARPLLRKREADATAIPGTAGAPIAKTVTLREQLAIAARDRSYWCLHAGFFTCGFHIAFLVTHLPGEVKLCALPASVAAASISIIGLANVAGSLTAGWAGGVVRMKWLLFAMYFSRAVAVAIYLAAPKTEVTFYVFAAVLGFTWLATVPPTAGLIGKLFGVRYLATLFGLATLTHQVGGFFGAWLGGIALVKFGDYSWMWYADIALALAAAFVNLPIREAPVRTVAAPA
- a CDS encoding cupin domain-containing protein — its product is MIRRDYPIFALGLGIGIAATVLAGQARQPELMNSGVYAWESLPVETTATGERRAVFDSATRTLDRLETHVTTVKPGTALHAPHRHPDEELMFVREGVLEASINGTTQRAPAGSVIFFAAGDLHGVRNAGDTQASYFVLRWTSPGKEGPKPGGSK
- a CDS encoding LysR family transcriptional regulator; this translates as MTDKKRTASLDWEDVRFFGALARHGTLAGTARSLKVTHATVARRLANLESTLGQPLFSRNAHGFSLNSTGAIALAEAAQMEMAACALMERREAASTIAGLVRVTIARVFADGFLAERLAPLQVLHPQLQLELVATSRNLSLARREAEIALRLARPASGELVARRVATLAYGFYASPEYAANLATGAQPAFIAFDDASEYVPEAAWAKRFMAGKRVVLHSNSQTAQAAAARAGVDVALLPALLARTSGGLTPLDFAEQPPPRELWMLMRPDVARLARVRAVADHLVQVFEETSSGSEDA
- a CDS encoding cysteine hydrolase family protein, whose translation is MTAKPMPQTLARIGGLSPLPSHPASSVLLMIDPQREYTTGLLPLHGIDAAVEEGARLLAFARVAGMPVIHVLHRSRPGAAVFAPDSDGARFIPELEPVAGETALVKSLPNAFAGTELTTHIHATGRTEIVIAGFATHMCVSATARSALDHGFRSTVVAGATATRDLPHPFGAGVTSAEIILAGTLAALSDRFSVVIQDTAALSRPSGQAA
- a CDS encoding MarR family transcriptional regulator, whose amino-acid sequence is MAATARRIRVNTDPVPPSEDNAHRMICRQIKQVTSSLVRRIDEHMQPLELTGMQWEPVMMLWLKRADTVAGLARVSQMGFPAMTRMLDRLEEKELLRRERSELDRRVVNLHLTPKGKKIASKIWPIVVEGMHVHLDGFKKDELAQLNDFLARMIANGARDAEKQ